In candidate division KSB1 bacterium, the genomic stretch ATGCTATTTATTTAGGGTTTTTGAATACGTCCTTCAGGAAGGTAAATTATGTTTTTTTGATCCCTGACTATCCGCGTTAATCCATGTCTATTGATTTCAAACAGCCCCTTTATTCAAGATTTGTTTCCTACGAGCTTCGCGTCTCTGTTTGGCTTCCTGGTAGCGTCTCTTTTCATCGTCAGATTCAGGGACAACCTGCTCAACCTTCGTGGGTTTTCCATTCTCATCGAGGGCAACGAACACCAGGTGCGCCACCGTTGTTTTTATCCTTTCACCGGTTAGTGGATTTTCGGAAAAAACCTCAACGCCAATCTCCATGGATGTTATTCCGACATATTCCACTTGCGCATAAAGAACTACAATGTGTCCCATTTTTATGGGTTTTTTAAAATCAAGTTGGTCGATGTTAACCGTATTTACCGGTTTTCGGCAATGGCGTAAAGCAGCCACACTTGCAGCAATGTCTATAAGCTGCATCACCTTGCCGCCAAAGATATTTCCCTGGGAATTGGTATCTCCGGGAAGAACCATTTCCGTCATTTCGACCTTGGAATTACTCATGGGTTTACTTTTATAGTTATTTGAACTCATGCAATCTCCATCGTTTTGGATTCAAATTTTGGCTTTATTACTTCTATTTCCGGAAAATTGTCTTTCATTAATTCTCTTACAACAGAAGTTGCATAACTTCCACTGGGTAAATCAAACTTCAAAAATAGATCCGTATTTTCCTGTTTAAAGGAATAGTTCATTAATGGCACTCGGTAGCTCCTTCTTTGTCCCTCCAATCTTAATCTTTGCATGGAATGGTTTAACTGTACGGGTTCTACTCCCACTTCCTGCAGTACTTCCTTTTCAAGCAATAATTCTCGTTCATTTGGTAAAATCATTTTATGGCCCCATAACGGACCGGAAGGGCTGATTTCAAATTTGTCCACCCGGCGCTGTTCGGCTGATTCATCTTCAACTTTGAATACGGCGCCATTTTTGTGAAGATAGGCCAAATCACCTCGCCAAATTTTATTGATATCAGGAAGCCTTCGAACCAAAGAAGCATTGAACCAATAAGATTGTAAAGCATTCAGGTAAAATAGTGTAATATGCTTTGGCATCCTTTTCCCGGCTTCCTCAAGATTATCTTTATACTTCAACAAAACCTGTGCTGCAGATCGGGAATTGTTGGAAATATTTGAATTCATCATTTTGTGAAGCATGTCATCCGGAAAACAATTGTCTTCCTCGATTGGGGAATTTATACCAAGAATAAGTAAAAAGGCTTCTTTCCAATTGCTTTGTAAAATTGCAGACCCAATCAAAGCATTATCTCCGTGCATTCCGAATCTTTGATGCCCAAAATAATTTGGTATTCCTATCGTTGCCAACCTGGTTAAAATCGTGATGGTTATTGTTTCACTATTTC encodes the following:
- a CDS encoding acyl-CoA thioesterase is translated as MSSNNYKSKPMSNSKVEMTEMVLPGDTNSQGNIFGGKVMQLIDIAASVAALRHCRKPVNTVNIDQLDFKKPIKMGHIVVLYAQVEYVGITSMEIGVEVFSENPLTGERIKTTVAHLVFVALDENGKPTKVEQVVPESDDEKRRYQEAKQRREARRKQILNKGAV
- the truD gene encoding tRNA pseudouridine(13) synthase TruD, with the protein product MNWPFLTDPGLKFSGQFKSKPEDFIVEEIPLYLPVGSGEHLYLFIEKTGITTDQLIQRVMKHLQISIKRIGYAGKKDKIGITRQWISISNVKKAEVEKLQVPGIKIIKMEFHKNKLRLGHLHGNRFQIIIRNVPGNSETITITILTRLATIGIPNYFGHQRFGMHGDNALIGSAILQSNWKEAFLLILGINSPIEEDNCFPDDMLHKMMNSNISNNSRSAAQVLLKYKDNLEEAGKRMPKHITLFYLNALQSYWFNASLVRRLPDINKIWRGDLAYLHKNGAVFKVEDESAEQRRVDKFEISPSGPLWGHKMILPNERELLLEKEVLQEVGVEPVQLNHSMQRLRLEGQRRSYRVPLMNYSFKQENTDLFLKFDLPSGSYATSVVRELMKDNFPEIEVIKPKFESKTMEIA